The following coding sequences are from one Bacteroidota bacterium window:
- a CDS encoding cytochrome-c peroxidase, with translation MRLDSDKILKIASLAALALVVVLFGSCSKDNDPEPIPAGYKPTPYTIEIPFGFPTKLNIPEDNPMTVEGIELGRYLFYDGRISGRTHPDSLMSCATCHIQENSFECGINHPVYQGGFTHGITGIPTPHVMLPLVNLIWNHSGFLWNGKIYPENPEAHFRNIEDLVWMGIVAPHEMNSDTNRAKALIQSTPGYPELFEKAFGTPVVTVDRMGKAIAQFIRTFISANSKFDRYMRGEVQLTASELSGYVLFTTEEGADCFHCHGAAGNPLFTTHLYYNNGKDSIFNDPRDRYAVTGDPNDKGAYKATTLRNIELTGPYMHDGRFATLEDVVEFYSHGLVWSPQIDPLMHHIANGGTQLTAQEKANLIAFIKTLRDDEFLSNPAFSKPEKMP, from the coding sequence ATGAGGTTAGATTCGGATAAAATATTAAAAATAGCTTCTCTTGCCGCGTTGGCGCTTGTGGTCGTTTTGTTTGGTTCTTGCTCCAAAGACAATGACCCTGAACCAATTCCGGCAGGATATAAACCCACTCCTTACACAATTGAGATTCCATTTGGTTTTCCGACCAAACTGAATATTCCTGAAGATAACCCTATGACGGTCGAAGGCATTGAGCTCGGGCGGTATTTATTTTACGACGGCAGGATATCCGGACGCACCCATCCCGATTCCCTGATGAGTTGTGCTACCTGCCATATCCAGGAAAACTCTTTTGAATGCGGGATAAACCATCCTGTTTACCAGGGAGGGTTTACTCATGGTATCACAGGCATCCCGACTCCGCATGTCATGTTACCCCTTGTCAACCTCATCTGGAACCATTCGGGATTTTTGTGGAACGGCAAGATCTATCCTGAAAATCCGGAAGCACATTTCCGTAACATTGAGGATCTTGTCTGGATGGGCATTGTGGCTCCCCACGAAATGAACAGCGATACAAACCGTGCGAAAGCACTGATACAGAGTACGCCGGGTTATCCCGAACTTTTTGAAAAGGCTTTCGGCACGCCTGTTGTGACAGTTGACAGAATGGGAAAAGCCATCGCTCAGTTTATCCGGACATTTATTTCAGCGAATTCCAAATTCGACAGATATATGCGGGGAGAGGTGCAGCTTACGGCTTCGGAACTGAGCGGATATGTGCTTTTTACCACCGAAGAAGGAGCGGATTGCTTCCATTGCCACGGCGCAGCAGGAAACCCTTTGTTTACAACGCATTTATATTATAACAACGGCAAGGATTCCATTTTCAACGACCCCCGCGACCGTTACGCTGTAACCGGGGACCCCAACGATAAAGGAGCGTACAAAGCAACCACACTACGAAACATCGAATTGACCGGACCGTATATGCATGACGGCAGGTTTGCCACTTTAGAAGATGTGGTGGAATTTTATTCTCACGGTCTGGTCTGGTCTCCCCAGATAGATCCGTTAATGCATCACATTGCTAATGGTGGAACTCAGCTTACTGCCCAGGAAAAAGCCAACCTCATTGCCTTCATTAAAACCCTTCGTGATGATGAATTTCTAAGCAATCCTGCTTTCTCGAAACCGGAAAAAATGCCCTGA